In Takifugu flavidus isolate HTHZ2018 unplaced genomic scaffold, ASM371156v2 ctg226, whole genome shotgun sequence, the following are encoded in one genomic region:
- the LOC130519843 gene encoding NLR family CARD domain-containing protein 3-like isoform X17: protein MLRIMFFNLLFCVSRLFLLNRLDSHLKMSECVMEEEERAESTVPSCVSMKSDRSKDLPLHFGIGPQGSPLKMDEDRAESTVPSCVSLKSDRSKHEPITFGIGPQGSPLKMDGDRAESTVPSWVSLKSDQSKQRLITFRSSGQIERGEHILSNWDQAAPPGESSCSQSGSRSGDAEMKPKQRSDLQEVIEGHKMSLKRRCEHVTEGTHEAGSGTLLNKIYTELYITEGQSEEVDTQHEVRQLERTSKKNIQDTPIKCQDIFKVLSEQQRHIRVVLTNGVAGVGKTFSVQKFSLDWAEGLENQDISLVLPLSCRELNLIRDEQHSLLSMLHVFHPTLQKIRAEDLTVWKLLFIFDGLDESRFSLGFNKHQVISDVTQVSSVDLLLMNLIQGNLLPSALIWITSRPAAAHQIPPSCVDRITEVRGFTDSQKEEYFRRRFSDEDLSKRIISHIKASRSLHIMCLIPVFCWITAIVLEDMMTRDQRGELPQTLTDLYSHFLMVQIKRKKQKYGGEQRPEELTEADKELLLKLGRLAFEHLEKGNIMFYSEDLERCGLDVSEVSVYSGVCTEIFKRESVIFQKSVYCFVHLSIQEFLAAVYMFHLYTRKDTAVINKFLEYSEPNPFTRFTLLFAKNNPLTSLDDFLRRALMKSLDSKNGHLDLFVRFLHGLSLESNQRILGGLLDQRNSHPETIQKVLNNLKEVNSDEFSPDRSINIFHCLMEMKNQSVHQEIQEFLKSEKKSERKLSEIHCSALAYLLQMSEEVLDELNLDQYNTSEEGRRRLIPAVRNCRKFVLSDCSLSETSCDSVASALKSNLSHLRVLDLSLNTLQDSGVKRLCSGLESPNCKLERLRLNYCSLSEISCDSLASALRSNPSHLRELDLSQNQLQDPGVKLLCVFSTFQTADWKL from the exons atgctgagaatcatgttctttaatcttcttttctgtgtcagcagactgttcctgcttaaccgtttagactcacatttaaaaatgagcgaatgtgtgatggaagaggaagagagagcagagtccacagtgcccagctgtgtgtccatgaagagcgacaggtccaaagaccTCCCTTTacacttcggtattggacctcaaggctcacctttaaa gatggacgaggacagagcagagtccacagtgcccagctgtgtgtccctgaagagtgaccggtccaaacacGAACCTATCaccttcggtattggacctcaaggctcacctttaaa gatggacggggacagagcagagtccacagtgcccagctgggtgtccctgaagagtgaccagtccaaacaACGActaataaccttcagaagttcaggccaaat tgagaggggggagcacatcctatcaaactgggaccaggcagctccaccaggagagtcctcttgttcacaatctggaagcagatctggagatgctgaaatgaagcccaaacaaa gaagtgatctgcaggaggtgatagaaggtcataagatgagtctgaagagaagatgtgaacatgtgactgaaggaactcatgaagcaggaagtggaaccctgctgaacaagatctacactgagctctacatcactgagggacaaagtgaggaggtggacacacaacatgaggtgagacagcttgagagaacctccaagaagaacatccaggacactccaatcaagtgccaggacatcttcaaagtcttatctgagcaacagagacacatcagagtggttctgaccaacggtgtcgccggcgttggaaaaaccttctcagtgcagaagttcagtctggactgggcagaaggtttggagaaccaagacatcagtctggtgcttccgctctcatgcagggagctgaacttgatcagagatgagcagcacagtcttctctcaatgcttcatgttttccatccaacattacagaagatcagagcagaagatctgactgtctggaaacttctgttcatctttgatggcctggatgaaagcagattttcactgggtttcaacaagcatcaggtcatctctgatgtcacacaagtatcgtctgTTGACCTGCTCCTgatgaacctcatccaggggaacctgcttccctcagctctcatctggatcacctccagacctgcagcagcccatcagattcctccctcgtgtgttgacaggatcacagaagtacgaggcttcactgactcccagaaggaggagtatttcaggaggaggttcagtgatgaagatctgtccaagagaatcatctcacacatcaaggcctccaggagcctccacatcatgtgtctgatcccagttttctgctggatcactgctatagttctggaggacatgatgaccagagaccagagaggagagctgccccaaaccctgactgacctctactcacacttcctgatggttcagataaagaggaagaagcagaagtatggaggagagcagagaccagaggaactgactgaggctgataaagaactccttctgaagttgggtcggctggcgtttgaacatctggagaaaggaaacatcatgttctactcagaagacctggagcgatgtggactggacgtctccgaggtgtcggtgtactcaggagtttgtacagagatcttcaagagagagagtgtgatcttccagaaatcagtctactgctttgttcatctgagcattcaggagtttctggctgccgtctacatgttccacctttacaccaggaaagacacagcggttataaataagttcctagaatattctgaaccaaaccccTTTACCAGGTTTACATTGttgtttgcaaaaaacaatccactcacatctcttgatgacttcctcaggagagcactaatgaaatctcttgacagtaaaaatggccacctggacttgtttgttcgcttccttcatggtctctctctggagtccaatcagaggatcttgggtggactgttggatcagaggaacagccacccagaaaccatccagaaggtcctcaacaacctgaaggaggtgaacagtgatgaattctccccagacagaagcatcaacatcttccactgtctgatggagatgaagaatcagtcagtccatcaggagatccaagagttcctgaagtcagagaagaaatcagagaggaaactgtcagagatccactgttcagctctggcttacctgctgcagatgtcagaggaggttctggatgagctgaacctggatcagtacaacacctcagaggagggacgacgtcgcctgattccagctgtgaggaactgcaggaagttcgt cctaagtgactgcagtttatcagagaccagctgtgattctgtggcctcagctctgaagtccaacctctcccatctgagggttctggacctgagcctcaacacgttgcaggattcaggagtgaagcggctctgttctggactggagagtccaaactgtaaactggagaggctcag attaaactactgcagcttatcagagatcagctgtgactctctggcctcggcgctgaggtccaatccctcccatctcagagaactggacctgagtcagaaccagctgcaggatccaggagtgaagctgctctgtgttttctccactttccaaactgccgactggaaactctga
- the LOC130519843 gene encoding NLR family CARD domain-containing protein 3-like isoform X13: protein MLRIMFFNLLFCVSRLFLLNRLDSHLKMSECVMEEEERAESTVPSCVSMKSDRSKDLPLHFGIGPQGSPLKMDEDRAESTVPSCVSLKSDRSKHEPITFGIGPQGSPLKMDGDRAESTVPSWVSLKSDQSKQRLITFRSSGQIERGEHILSNWDQAAPPGESSCSQSGSRSGDAEMKPKQRSDLQEVIEGHKMSLKRRCEHVTEGTHEAGSGTLLNKIYTELYITEGQSEEVDTQHEVRQLERTSKKNIQDTPIKCQDIFKVLSEQQRHIRVVLTNGVAGVGKTFSVQKFSLDWAEGLENQDISLVLPLSCRELNLIRDEQHSLLSMLHVFHPTLQKIRAEDLTVWKLLFIFDGLDESRFSLGFNKHQVISDVTQVSSVDLLLMNLIQGNLLPSALIWITSRPAAAHQIPPSCVDRITEVRGFTDSQKEEYFRRRFSDEDLSKRIISHIKASRSLHIMCLIPVFCWITAIVLEDMMTRDQRGELPQTLTDLYSHFLMVQIKRKKQKYGGEQRPEELTEADKELLLKLGRLAFEHLEKGNIMFYSEDLERCGLDVSEVSVYSGVCTEIFKRESVIFQKSVYCFVHLSIQEFLAAVYMFHLYTRKDTAVINKFLEYSEPNPFTRFTLLFAKNNPLTSLDDFLRRALMKSLDSKNGHLDLFVRFLHGLSLESNQRILGGLLDQRNSHPETIQKVLNNLKEVNSDEFSPDRSINIFHCLMEMKNQSVHQEIQEFLKSEKKSERKLSEIHCSALAYLLQMSEEVLDELNLDQYNTSEEGRRRLIPAVRNCRKFVLSDCSLSETSCDSVASALKSNLSHLRVLDLSLNTLQDSGVKRLCSGLESPNCKLERLRLRSCSLSKISCGSLASALRSNPSHLRELDLSLNNLKDPGVKLLCGFLHFPNCRLETLRLRLCSLSEISCGSLASALRSNPSHLRELDLSENQLQDSGVKRLCSGLESPNCKLERLRLSGCRLSEISCGSLASALRSNPSHLRELDLSWNQLQDPGVKLLCVFSTFQTADWKL, encoded by the exons atgctgagaatcatgttctttaatcttcttttctgtgtcagcagactgttcctgcttaaccgtttagactcacatttaaaaatgagcgaatgtgtgatggaagaggaagagagagcagagtccacagtgcccagctgtgtgtccatgaagagcgacaggtccaaagaccTCCCTTTacacttcggtattggacctcaaggctcacctttaaa gatggacgaggacagagcagagtccacagtgcccagctgtgtgtccctgaagagtgaccggtccaaacacGAACCTATCaccttcggtattggacctcaaggctcacctttaaa gatggacggggacagagcagagtccacagtgcccagctgggtgtccctgaagagtgaccagtccaaacaACGActaataaccttcagaagttcaggccaaat tgagaggggggagcacatcctatcaaactgggaccaggcagctccaccaggagagtcctcttgttcacaatctggaagcagatctggagatgctgaaatgaagcccaaacaaa gaagtgatctgcaggaggtgatagaaggtcataagatgagtctgaagagaagatgtgaacatgtgactgaaggaactcatgaagcaggaagtggaaccctgctgaacaagatctacactgagctctacatcactgagggacaaagtgaggaggtggacacacaacatgaggtgagacagcttgagagaacctccaagaagaacatccaggacactccaatcaagtgccaggacatcttcaaagtcttatctgagcaacagagacacatcagagtggttctgaccaacggtgtcgccggcgttggaaaaaccttctcagtgcagaagttcagtctggactgggcagaaggtttggagaaccaagacatcagtctggtgcttccgctctcatgcagggagctgaacttgatcagagatgagcagcacagtcttctctcaatgcttcatgttttccatccaacattacagaagatcagagcagaagatctgactgtctggaaacttctgttcatctttgatggcctggatgaaagcagattttcactgggtttcaacaagcatcaggtcatctctgatgtcacacaagtatcgtctgTTGACCTGCTCCTgatgaacctcatccaggggaacctgcttccctcagctctcatctggatcacctccagacctgcagcagcccatcagattcctccctcgtgtgttgacaggatcacagaagtacgaggcttcactgactcccagaaggaggagtatttcaggaggaggttcagtgatgaagatctgtccaagagaatcatctcacacatcaaggcctccaggagcctccacatcatgtgtctgatcccagttttctgctggatcactgctatagttctggaggacatgatgaccagagaccagagaggagagctgccccaaaccctgactgacctctactcacacttcctgatggttcagataaagaggaagaagcagaagtatggaggagagcagagaccagaggaactgactgaggctgataaagaactccttctgaagttgggtcggctggcgtttgaacatctggagaaaggaaacatcatgttctactcagaagacctggagcgatgtggactggacgtctccgaggtgtcggtgtactcaggagtttgtacagagatcttcaagagagagagtgtgatcttccagaaatcagtctactgctttgttcatctgagcattcaggagtttctggctgccgtctacatgttccacctttacaccaggaaagacacagcggttataaataagttcctagaatattctgaaccaaaccccTTTACCAGGTTTACATTGttgtttgcaaaaaacaatccactcacatctcttgatgacttcctcaggagagcactaatgaaatctcttgacagtaaaaatggccacctggacttgtttgttcgcttccttcatggtctctctctggagtccaatcagaggatcttgggtggactgttggatcagaggaacagccacccagaaaccatccagaaggtcctcaacaacctgaaggaggtgaacagtgatgaattctccccagacagaagcatcaacatcttccactgtctgatggagatgaagaatcagtcagtccatcaggagatccaagagttcctgaagtcagagaagaaatcagagaggaaactgtcagagatccactgttcagctctggcttacctgctgcagatgtcagaggaggttctggatgagctgaacctggatcagtacaacacctcagaggagggacgacgtcgcctgattccagctgtgaggaactgcaggaagttcgt cctaagtgactgcagtttatcagagaccagctgtgattctgtggcctcagctctgaagtccaacctctcccatctgagggttctggacctgagcctcaacacgttgcaggattcaggagtgaagcggctctgttctggactggagagtccaaactgtaaactggagaggctcag attaaggagctgcagtttatcaaagatcagctgtggctctctggcctcggcactgaggtccaatccctcccatctcagagaactggacctcagcctcaacaatctgaaggatccaggagtgaagctgctctgtggttttctccactttccaaactgccgactggaaactctgag attaaggctctgcagcttatcagagatcagctgtggctctctggcctcggcgctgaggtccaatccctcccatctcagagaactggacctgagtgagaaccagctgcaggattcaggagtgaagcggctctgttctggactggagagtccaaactgtaaactggagaggctcag attaagtggctgcaggttatcagagatcagctgtggctctctggcctcggcgctgaggtccaatccctcccatctcagagaactggacctgagttggaaccagctgcaggatccaggagtgaagctgctctgtgttttctccactttccaaactgccgactggaaactctga
- the LOC130519843 gene encoding NLR family CARD domain-containing protein 3-like isoform X10, with translation MLRIMFFNLLFCVSRLFLLNRLDSHLKMSECVMEEEERAESTVPSCVSMKSDRSKDLPLHFGIGPQGSPLKMDEDRAESTVPSCVSLKSDRSKHEPITFGIGPQGSPLKMDGDRAESTVPSWVSLKSDQSKQRLITFRSSGQIERGEHILSNWDQAAPPGESSCSQSGSRSGDAEMKPKQRSDLQEVIEGHKMSLKRRCEHVTEGTHEAGSGTLLNKIYTELYITEGQSEEVDTQHEVRQLERTSKKNIQDTPIKCQDIFKVLSEQQRHIRVVLTNGVAGVGKTFSVQKFSLDWAEGLENQDISLVLPLSCRELNLIRDEQHSLLSMLHVFHPTLQKIRAEDLTVWKLLFIFDGLDESRFSLGFNKHQVISDVTQVSSVDLLLMNLIQGNLLPSALIWITSRPAAAHQIPPSCVDRITEVRGFTDSQKEEYFRRRFSDEDLSKRIISHIKASRSLHIMCLIPVFCWITAIVLEDMMTRDQRGELPQTLTDLYSHFLMVQIKRKKQKYGGEQRPEELTEADKELLLKLGRLAFEHLEKGNIMFYSEDLERCGLDVSEVSVYSGVCTEIFKRESVIFQKSVYCFVHLSIQEFLAAVYMFHLYTRKDTAVINKFLEYSEPNPFTRFTLLFAKNNPLTSLDDFLRRALMKSLDSKNGHLDLFVRFLHGLSLESNQRILGGLLDQRNSHPETIQKVLNNLKEVNSDEFSPDRSINIFHCLMEMKNQSVHQEIQEFLKSEKKSERKLSEIHCSALAYLLQMSEEVLDELNLDQYNTSEEGRRRLIPAVRNCRKFVLSDCSLSETSCDSVASALKSNLSHLRVLDLSLNTLQDSGVKRLCSGLESPNCKLERLRLRSCSLSKISCGSLASALRSNPSHLRELDLSLNNLKDPGVKLLCGFLHFPNCRLETLRLRLCSLSEISCGSLASALRSNPSHLRELDLSENQLQDSGVKRLCSGLESPNCKLERLRLERCRLSEISCDSLASALRSNPSHLRELDLSKNQLKDSGVKLLSDLVENPHYGLETLRQ, from the exons atgctgagaatcatgttctttaatcttcttttctgtgtcagcagactgttcctgcttaaccgtttagactcacatttaaaaatgagcgaatgtgtgatggaagaggaagagagagcagagtccacagtgcccagctgtgtgtccatgaagagcgacaggtccaaagaccTCCCTTTacacttcggtattggacctcaaggctcacctttaaa gatggacgaggacagagcagagtccacagtgcccagctgtgtgtccctgaagagtgaccggtccaaacacGAACCTATCaccttcggtattggacctcaaggctcacctttaaa gatggacggggacagagcagagtccacagtgcccagctgggtgtccctgaagagtgaccagtccaaacaACGActaataaccttcagaagttcaggccaaat tgagaggggggagcacatcctatcaaactgggaccaggcagctccaccaggagagtcctcttgttcacaatctggaagcagatctggagatgctgaaatgaagcccaaacaaa gaagtgatctgcaggaggtgatagaaggtcataagatgagtctgaagagaagatgtgaacatgtgactgaaggaactcatgaagcaggaagtggaaccctgctgaacaagatctacactgagctctacatcactgagggacaaagtgaggaggtggacacacaacatgaggtgagacagcttgagagaacctccaagaagaacatccaggacactccaatcaagtgccaggacatcttcaaagtcttatctgagcaacagagacacatcagagtggttctgaccaacggtgtcgccggcgttggaaaaaccttctcagtgcagaagttcagtctggactgggcagaaggtttggagaaccaagacatcagtctggtgcttccgctctcatgcagggagctgaacttgatcagagatgagcagcacagtcttctctcaatgcttcatgttttccatccaacattacagaagatcagagcagaagatctgactgtctggaaacttctgttcatctttgatggcctggatgaaagcagattttcactgggtttcaacaagcatcaggtcatctctgatgtcacacaagtatcgtctgTTGACCTGCTCCTgatgaacctcatccaggggaacctgcttccctcagctctcatctggatcacctccagacctgcagcagcccatcagattcctccctcgtgtgttgacaggatcacagaagtacgaggcttcactgactcccagaaggaggagtatttcaggaggaggttcagtgatgaagatctgtccaagagaatcatctcacacatcaaggcctccaggagcctccacatcatgtgtctgatcccagttttctgctggatcactgctatagttctggaggacatgatgaccagagaccagagaggagagctgccccaaaccctgactgacctctactcacacttcctgatggttcagataaagaggaagaagcagaagtatggaggagagcagagaccagaggaactgactgaggctgataaagaactccttctgaagttgggtcggctggcgtttgaacatctggagaaaggaaacatcatgttctactcagaagacctggagcgatgtggactggacgtctccgaggtgtcggtgtactcaggagtttgtacagagatcttcaagagagagagtgtgatcttccagaaatcagtctactgctttgttcatctgagcattcaggagtttctggctgccgtctacatgttccacctttacaccaggaaagacacagcggttataaataagttcctagaatattctgaaccaaaccccTTTACCAGGTTTACATTGttgtttgcaaaaaacaatccactcacatctcttgatgacttcctcaggagagcactaatgaaatctcttgacagtaaaaatggccacctggacttgtttgttcgcttccttcatggtctctctctggagtccaatcagaggatcttgggtggactgttggatcagaggaacagccacccagaaaccatccagaaggtcctcaacaacctgaaggaggtgaacagtgatgaattctccccagacagaagcatcaacatcttccactgtctgatggagatgaagaatcagtcagtccatcaggagatccaagagttcctgaagtcagagaagaaatcagagaggaaactgtcagagatccactgttcagctctggcttacctgctgcagatgtcagaggaggttctggatgagctgaacctggatcagtacaacacctcagaggagggacgacgtcgcctgattccagctgtgaggaactgcaggaagttcgt cctaagtgactgcagtttatcagagaccagctgtgattctgtggcctcagctctgaagtccaacctctcccatctgagggttctggacctgagcctcaacacgttgcaggattcaggagtgaagcggctctgttctggactggagagtccaaactgtaaactggagaggctcag attaaggagctgcagtttatcaaagatcagctgtggctctctggcctcggcactgaggtccaatccctcccatctcagagaactggacctcagcctcaacaatctgaaggatccaggagtgaagctgctctgtggttttctccactttccaaactgccgactggaaactctgag attaaggctctgcagcttatcagagatcagctgtggctctctggcctcggcgctgaggtccaatccctcccatctcagagaactggacctgagtgagaaccagctgcaggattcaggagtgaagcggctctgttctggactggagagtccaaactgtaaactggagaggctcag attagagcgctgcaggttatcagagatcagctgtgactctctggcctcggcgctgaggtccaatccctcccatctcagagaactggacctgagtaagaaccagctgaaggattcaggagtgaagctgctgtctgatctcgtagagaatccacactatgggctggagacattgagacagtag